Proteins encoded together in one Lathyrus oleraceus cultivar Zhongwan6 chromosome 5, CAAS_Psat_ZW6_1.0, whole genome shotgun sequence window:
- the LOC127081015 gene encoding uncharacterized protein LOC127081015, protein MPKLASVSGIEVGELAASWAPKGTDKGFTRKFLEGHAWRFTKVKKWDSCIAVLALLIYGIVLCPNIDNFIDHAAVNIFLSGNLVPFLLADFYHTFHTRHEKKGGTFLCCAPMLHIWMKTHMPLTGPFVSKDLSWCQKFASLSSSTVQWYKREWETQNIILRCGGFPNVPLIGTHGGINYNPVLCMRQFANAMNGPPKEEDLAPFFINTVDPLKPTVRKVRQAWNKIVRSGPELGKKNVIAREPYVKWEKERARVVKMPFYYESTSLPPVPEPEPILQEDVDKLTSKISELELENTRLRLQLIKEKQRGDDLEEEGK, encoded by the coding sequence ATGCCCAAGCTAGCATCTGTGTCAGGGATCGAGGTAGGTGAATTGGCAGCCAGTTGGGCCCCGAAGGGAACTGACAAAGGATTCACCAGAAAGTTCTTGGAAGGTCATGCATGGAGGTTCACCAAAGTAAAGAAGTGGGATTCTTGCATAGCAGTGTTAGCCTTATTGATCTATGGGATCGTTCTATGCCCAAATATCGACAACTTCATAGATCACGCCGCGGTGAATATCTTCTTATCCGGTAACCTAGTGCCATTTCTCTTGGCCGACTTCTACCATACTTTCCACACTCGCCATGAGAAGAAAGGTGGGACTTTCCTATGTTGTGCTCCAATGTTGCACATATGGATGAAAACTCACATGCCGCTAACCGGTCCCTTCGTGTCTAAAGATCTCTCTTGGTGCCAGAAGTTTGCGTCACTCTCGTCTAGTACCGTCCAGTGGTATAAAAGGGAGTGGGAAACCCAAAACATCATTCTTAGATGTGGAGGATTTCCGAATGTACCCTTAATCGGCACACATGGAGGCATTAATTACAATCCTGTGCTGTGTATGAGGCAGTTTGCGAATGCGATGAATGGGCCCCCTAAAGAGGAAGACTTAGCCCCTTTTTTCATCAACACAGTTGATCCACTCAAACCAACAGTGAGAAAAGTGAGGCAAGCCTGGAATAAGATTGTTAGAAGTGGTCCGGAGCTTGGCAAGAAGAACGTCATTGCTAGAGAACCGTATGTGAAATGGGAAAAAGAGAGGGCCCGAGTAGTCAAGATGCCTTTCTACTACGAGTCCACATCTCTCCCTCCAGTGCCTGAGCCTGAGCCCATCTTACAAGAGGATGTCGACAAACTCACCAGTAAGATAAGTGAGCTCGAACTAGAAAACACCCGCTTGCGACTCCAACTCATCAAGGAGAAACAAAGGGGTGATGATCTAGAAGAAGAAGGCAAATAA